agtgcatttggaaatttccagaattttacatttaggaataaaaccgatttccttgcatgtacagatttagaaattcacaacgaattgctctaaatcattagcttcacatattaaagttaattaaccctcaccaccttactgaagttggcataaagccaaaacggcagtgcatttggaaaaattctagaattttacatttaggtgtaaaaccgattttcttgcatatacacattaagaaatccaaatcaagttgcttcaaatcattagcttcacatattaaagttaaataaccttctccatcttactgaagttggcataaagtcaaaacggcagtgcatttggaaaaattctagaattttacatttgggtataacaccgattttcttgcatatacacatttagaaatccgtattaagttgcttcaaatcattaacttcacacattagagttaattaactttcttcatcttactgaggttggcataaagccaaaacggcagtgcatttggaaatttccagaattttacatttaggaataaaaccgatttccttgcatgtacagatttagaaattCCCAACGAATTGctctaaatcataagcttcacatattaaagttaattaaccctcaccaccttactgaagttggcataaagccaaaacggcagtgcatttggaaaaattctagaattttacatttatgtataaaaccgattttcttgcatgtacacatttagtaatccatatcaagttgcttcaaatcattagcttcaaatattaaagttaaataaccttctccatcttactgaagttgacataaagcgaaaacggtagtgcatttggaaatttccagaatttacatttagatataaaaccgattttcgtgcatgtacctggttagaaatccacatcatgTTCCCTCAAATCATaaccttaacatattaaagttaattaacactctacatcttactcaagttgacataaagccataacggcagtgcatttgaaaaaaattccacaatttgacatttaggtataaaagcaattttcttgcatatgcacatttagaaatacatgtgaagtttcttcaaatcataagattaacatattaaagttaattaacctttttcattttacagaagttggcataaagccaaaacgacagtgcattgggaaatattacagaattttacatttagacataaaaccgattttcttgcatatacacatttagaaatccctcaacatcttactcaagttaacataaagccataacggcagtgcatttgaaaaacgaccacaattttagatttaggtataaaaccgattttcttgcataaacatttagaaatccgtgttaagttgctttatatcattagcttcacatattaaagctaattaaccctcattatctcactcaagttgaccaaaagctaaaacggcaatgcatttggaaaaattccacaattttacatttaggtataaaaactattttcttgcatgtacacatttaaaaatacaaatgaagttgcttcaaatcattaacttcttcttcttactgaagttgacataaagccataccggcaatgcatttggaaaaaattccacaatttgacatttagatataaaaccgattttctagcatatGAACAttcagaaatacatatgaagttgccttaaatcataagattaacatattaaagttaattcacctttttcatcttacagaagtctgCATAAGGtcaaaacgacaatgcattgggaaatattacagaattttatatttaggtataaaatcgattttcttgcatatacacatttagaaattcacaacgaattgctttaaatcattagcttcacatattaaagttaactaaccctcaccatcttactcaagttaagataaagccataacggcagtgcatttggaaaaagtccacaattttacatttaggcataaaaccgatttccttgcatgtacacattaagaaatccacaaagaattgcttcaaagcatatccttcacatattgaagtaaattaaccctcaccactttactgaagttggcataaagccaaaacggcagtgcatttggaaaaattccacaattttacatctaggtataaaaccgattttcttgcatatgcacatttagaaatacatatgaagttgtttcaaatcataagatcaacatattaaagttaattaacctttttcatcttacagaagttggcctaaagccaaaccggcagtgcatttggagatttccagaattttgcatttaggtataaaaccgattttcctgcatttaaacacttagcaatccatatcgagttgattaaaatcattaacttcacatgtcaaagttaattaaccttcttcatcttacggaagttggcataaagccaaaacgacagtgcattaagaaaaattccacaattttacatttagacataaaaccggttttcttgcatgtacccatttagaaatccacaacgaattggtTTAAATCAgtagctccacatattaaagttaactaaccctcaccatcttactcaagttaacataaagccataacggcagtgcatttcgaaaaagtccacaattttagatttaggtataaaaccgattttttttgcatgtacacattaagaaatccatatcaagttgcctcaaatcattaactttacatattaaagttaattaactttcttcatcttactgaagttaacataaagccaaaagggcagtgcatttggaattttccagaattttacattaaggcaaatacatatcaagttgcttcaaatcagtagcttcgcatattaaagttagttaaccttcttcatcttacttaagttgacatagagccaaaacggcagtgcatttggaaatttccagaattttacatttatgtataaaaccgattttcttgcatgtacacggttagaaatccatatcaagttcgctcaaatcattagcttcacatattaaagttaattttacatttagccataaaaccgatttccttgcatgtacacatttagaaatccacaaataattgcttcaaggaattagcttcacttattaaagttaattaaccctcaccaccttactgaagttggcataaagccaaaacggcagtgcatttggaaaaattccacaattttacattcaggtataaagccgattttcttgcatatgcacatttagaaatacatatgaagttgctttaaatcataagattaccatattaaagttaaataacctttttcatcttacagaagttggcataaagccaaaacgacagtgcattgggaaaaattccagaatttaacatttaggtataaaaccgattttcttgcatatacagtgAAACTTCGATAAGTCGTAACCTCGATAAGCGAAAAACCTTAATATCTCATAGTATTTCTTCGGTCCCTAGAAAAATTCGCGAAAAATGCATGTATTTCGGTCCCTTGGATAACTCGTATTTTTCTTGAGACAAGAATTGAAAGATGTGTATCAAAAGCCCCTAcaactcgtatttttttatttcacaaaaaaccGTACTTGACGAAAACATAGCACGTTTTTAAACCGTTATTATTTTACAGTTACGCTTATTCAtacgttttgttttgttttctacaACTAGCGTAGATTAGTATCTATTAGGACGCAAGATGTCAAGTTCTCGTAAGTGCAAAATattgccaattaaaaaaaaaatgaaattattcttgccgtaaaaaatggtaaaaaacaagtaaaaattgcGAAAAGGTTCGGTATTGCGCCATCTACTATCAcatcaattttgaaacaaagtgATCTGTATTTGAGTTTGCCCTCAAACACCAAACGTAAGCGCCAAAAATTACCAGAATACCCGGAATTAGAAAAGAGAGTACTCACTTGGTTTTTGCAATGCCGAGAATCTAATACTATTCCAGTTGGAGgaaatttactaaaagaaaaagcaaaggTGTATGCCGCAAAATTGGGCTTAACACAATTCAACGCAAGTAATGGCTGGTTGGACAATTTCAAGAAGAGAAATAATGTTAGTTTCAAAAAAGTTTGCGGTGAAAGCGCGGCCGTTGATGATGAAGTGTGCGTTCAATGGAGAGAAAACATTCAAAAGTTAATAGAGAATTATGAGCCCAAGAATATTTTCAACGCAGATGAAACGGGTCTTTTTTACAAGTGTCTTTCTGATCGCACTTTGTCTTTAAAAGGCCAAAGTTGTCATGGTGGCAAATTGAGCAAGGATCGTCTTACTCTGTTGCTTGCTGCAAATATGGATGgttcagaaaaatttaaacCATTAATGATTGGTAAATCCATGAAACCCAGATGCTTTAAAAACATCAAGACGTTCCCTATGCTTTATCGTGCAAATTCAAAGTCATGGATGACACGTAATTTATTTCTTGAATGGCTACAATTGGTGAACcaacaaatgaaaaaacaaaatagaaagattttattatttattgataattgCACCGCCCACACTGCAATGGAACCTTTGAGCAATGTGCAGACTGAATTTCTCCCACCTAACACCACTTCAGTTTTGCAACCACTCGACAAAGGCGTAATCAAAAGTTTCAAAACATTGTACCGTAAAGAAGTTGTTGTTAAACTGCTTGAAAGCATCGAGGAAAAAAATGATTATTCCATTTCGATTTATGATGCAATGAATATTGCTCATAAAGCCTGGACAAATATCAGTAAATCGactattaaaaactgttttcgaGCTTGCGGGTTTGTTAAGGATCAAAATGTAGTCATAATCAGCGAAGATGTACTTCACATAGCAGAGTGGGCTCGTGTTCCAAAAAATGCAGAAACACGTGTAAACTTTGATGACTTCATTCATGTTGATGATGAGTTGGTGATTACTGGAAGCCTCAATGATGATGAATTTCTGGGTTTCGAAAACATCGACGATGAAAACgatgaaacatttgaaattcCCTGAGTTTCCACAAAGGTTGCGAAAGCCtcaattgaaaatttgcgtCTTTTTTCATGGCATCAAATGTTGAAGACTCTATTTTTAATGACATTGTAAACATTGATAATGCCATAGATAAAATACGCCAAAATAATGTCCGTCAAAAACATATTACggatttcttttaaaatgaacacttttcataatttttttttacaatttttcaaaatacataaatacatatattgattgaataacatatgtactttatatgttaaaatttaaatatgtttgtacaatcatttattgttttttatgtaaaattgaaaaaataaataaaaaaaagtctaTAATTCGTATAATCTGTATGTTGCCTCTATAAGTTGTATAAACTTGAAAAACTCCATAACTCGTATTTAAATTGTGGTCCCATGCAAATACGAGTTATCGAAGCTTcactgtacacatttagaaatccatatcaagttgcttcaaatcattagcttcacacattaaagttaaataaccttctccatcttactgaagttggcataaagccaaaacgacagtgcattgggaaaaattacagaattttacatttatgtataaaaccgattttcttgcatgtacacatttagaaatccatatcaagttgcttcaaatcataagctttacatattaaaattaattaacactctacatcttactcaagttgacataatgctataacggcagtgaatttggaaaaattctaaaattttacatttaggtataaaaccgattttcttgcatgtatacattcaAAAGTCCACGAAGAATTGCatcaaagcattagcttcacatattaaagttaattaaccctcacaacCTTACTGAAGTCGCATTAaacccaaaacggcagtgcatttggaaaaattctagaattttacatttaggtataaaaccgattttcttgcatatacacatttaaaaatccgtattaagttgctccaaatcattagcttcgcatattaaaattaactaacactcttcatcttacagaagttggcataaagccaaaacggcagtgcatttggaaaaattctacaattatacatttaggtgtaaaaccgacattcttgcatgtacacatatagaaatacatatcaaattgcctcaaataattaactttacacattaaagttaattaaccttcttcatctttcagaagttggcatgaaaccaaaacgacaaatcgagttgtttcaaatcattagcttcacatattaaagttaactaacccctatcattttactcaagttgacataagaccacaacggtagtgcatttggaacaactccacatttttacatttaggtataaaacggattttcgtgcatttaaacatttagcaatacatatcgagttgattcaaattattaacttgaCATATtgaagataattaaccttcgtcatcttacagaagttggcataaagccaaaacggcagtgcatttggaaaaattccacaattttacattaaggtataaaaccgattttcttgcatgtacacatttagaaatccataacaagttgcttcaaattaataacttcatacattaaagtttatttacatTCTTCCTCTTACGgaaacggcagttcatttggaaaaaattccattactttacatttgtataaaaccgattttcgtgcatgtacacatttataaatccataacaagttgcttcaaattaataacttcatacattaaagtttatttacatTCTTCCTCTTACAGAAatggcagttcatttggaaaaattccacaattttacatttaggtataaaaccgattttcttgcatatacacatttagaaatacatatgaagttgcttaaaataataaacttgatatatttaacttaatttaccttcttcatcttacagaagttggcataaagccaaaatagcagtgcatttggaaaaattccacaatttttcatttaggtataaaaccgattttcttgcatgagcacatttagaaatccgtattaagttgcttcaaatcattagcttcacatattaaagtgaattaatcttcttcatcttacagaagttggcataaagccaaaacggcagtgcatttggaaaaattctacaattatacatttaggtgtaaaaccgactttcttgcatgtacacatttagaaatacatatcaagttgccacaaatcattaactttacacattaaagttaattaaccttcttcatctttcagaagttggcatgaaaccaaaacgacagtccatttggaaaaattccacaattttacatctaggtattaaaccgattttcttgcatgtacacttttagaaatactaaagaagatgcttcaaatcgctaacttcatatattaaagttaatttaccttcttcatcttactgaagttgacataaagcgaaaacggtagtgcatttggaaatttccagaatttacatttaggtataaaaccgattttcgtgcatgtacacatttagcaatccatatcaagttgcttcaaatcattagcttcaaatattaaagttaaataaccttctccatcttactgaagttgacataaagcgaaaacggtagtgcatttggaaatttccagaatttacatttagatataaaaccgattttcgtgcatgtacctggttagaaatccacatcatgTTCCCTCAAATCATaaccttaacatattaaagttaattaacactctacatcttactcaagttgacataaagccataacggcagtgcatttgaaaaaaattccacaatttg
The Bactrocera tryoni isolate S06 unplaced genomic scaffold, CSIRO_BtryS06_freeze2 ctg7180000185862_QRY, whole genome shotgun sequence genome window above contains:
- the LOC120779332 gene encoding tigger transposable element-derived protein 6-like, producing MVKNNDLYLSLPSNTKRKRQKLPEYPELEKRVLTWFLQCRESNTIPVGGNLLKEKAKVYAAKLGLTQFNASNGWLDNFKKRNNVSFKKVCGESAAVDDEVCVQWRENIQKLIENYEPKNIFNADETGLFYKCLSDRTLSLKGQSCHGGKLSKDRLTLLLAANMDGSEKFKPLMIGKSMKPRCFKNIKTFPMLYRANSKSWMTRNLFLEWLQLVNQQMKKQNRKILLFIDNCTAHTAMEPLSNVQTEFLPPNTTSVLQPLDKGVIKSFKTLYRKEVVVKLLESIEEKNDYSISIYDAMNIAHKAWTNISKSTIKNCFRACGFVKDQNVVIISEDVLHIAEWARVPKNAETRVNFDDFIHVDDELVITGSLNDDEFLGFENIDDENDETFEIP